From Humisphaera borealis, the proteins below share one genomic window:
- a CDS encoding TolC family protein: MNHIRKRTQRLAHSSLLLIAVGGCNIGTGGTGEYVVPKQKLRNIDGLDLTAVSRPRTPATEPATRTSVAETIPSATAPSTGPSTQPTTRPTTPPTITYLSLADARRLAMENNLDLKVELLNPTISKQSLTEEEARYEANFTSSLNYAKTDNAVASQLVGSQSETWQFNAGLEIPLRTGGSIRVDTPLSRSETDNQFTFLNPAYTAGPAATITMPLLRGFGVDYNAQRIRVAFYAYQSTQARTKLEVIRVLTDVERVYWRLYAAREELKLRQREYELAVKQYDAAARKFKQETVPEVDLLRAESGAADKFENIIVAEKNLRDRQRELKRLLNAPGLELESTAEIIPATRPMAIAFNLDSEQLSRSAMGQRMELLEEELRIAEETANVRNARSDMLPLVTLEYTYGINGLGPELNDALSQVRSANFQDHRAAIRMEVPIGNEAARSRLRRSLYSRLQRLASKEQRQLQIRQEVFTAVDALEAAWQRILSSRKRVLLAARVLDGEQRQYDLGRRTSTEVLDAQTRLANARQDEIAAVAEYQIAQVDIAFATGMVLGQSQIAWQPTISRDFDPSQRN, from the coding sequence ATGAATCACATTCGCAAGCGCACGCAACGCCTGGCGCATTCATCCCTTCTGCTGATTGCCGTCGGCGGGTGTAACATCGGCACCGGTGGAACGGGGGAATACGTCGTTCCGAAGCAGAAGCTTCGCAACATCGACGGCCTGGACCTCACGGCGGTCTCAAGACCGCGCACCCCTGCCACCGAGCCGGCCACACGGACCAGCGTCGCCGAGACGATTCCATCGGCGACCGCACCCTCGACCGGACCCTCAACCCAGCCGACAACCCGTCCGACCACGCCGCCGACAATCACATACCTGAGCCTGGCCGACGCCCGCCGACTGGCAATGGAAAACAACCTTGATCTGAAGGTCGAGCTTCTCAACCCGACGATTTCGAAGCAGTCGCTGACCGAAGAAGAAGCGCGGTACGAAGCCAACTTCACGTCGAGTCTGAATTACGCCAAGACCGACAATGCCGTGGCAAGTCAGTTGGTCGGCTCGCAGTCTGAGACGTGGCAGTTCAACGCCGGGCTGGAGATTCCCCTTCGAACCGGTGGCAGCATTCGCGTCGATACGCCCTTGTCCCGCAGCGAGACCGACAATCAGTTCACGTTCCTCAACCCGGCGTACACCGCGGGACCGGCGGCAACGATCACCATGCCCCTCTTGCGAGGCTTTGGGGTGGATTACAACGCCCAGCGTATCCGCGTCGCGTTCTACGCGTACCAGTCCACTCAAGCCCGCACCAAGCTCGAAGTCATTCGTGTGCTGACCGACGTCGAGCGCGTCTACTGGCGGCTTTACGCGGCACGCGAGGAACTCAAGCTTCGCCAGCGCGAGTACGAACTGGCGGTTAAGCAATACGACGCGGCGGCTCGGAAATTCAAGCAGGAGACCGTCCCCGAGGTGGATCTGCTGCGAGCCGAATCGGGTGCGGCGGACAAGTTCGAAAACATCATTGTCGCGGAGAAGAACCTGCGCGATCGACAGCGAGAGCTCAAAAGGTTGCTCAACGCGCCGGGTCTTGAATTGGAATCCACCGCCGAAATCATCCCGGCGACGCGCCCAATGGCGATTGCATTCAACCTGGACAGCGAACAGCTGTCCCGCTCGGCGATGGGCCAGCGCATGGAACTTTTGGAAGAGGAACTGCGGATCGCCGAGGAGACAGCCAACGTCCGCAACGCGCGCAGCGACATGTTGCCCTTGGTAACGCTCGAATACACCTACGGCATCAACGGTCTCGGACCGGAGTTGAACGACGCACTGTCACAGGTTCGCTCGGCGAACTTCCAGGATCATCGGGCGGCAATCAGGATGGAAGTGCCCATCGGCAATGAAGCCGCTCGCAGTCGCCTGCGCCGTAGCCTCTACAGTCGGCTGCAGCGACTGGCGAGCAAGGAGCAGCGGCAGTTGCAGATCAGGCAGGAGGTTTTTACCGCGGTCGATGCGCTGGAAGCGGCTTGGCAGCGGATTCTGTCGTCGAGAAAGCGGGTGCTTCTGGCCGCCCGCGTACTGGACGGCGAACAACGTCAGTACGACCTGGGTCGCCGAACCAGCACCGAGGTGCTCGACGCCCAGACGCGGCTTGCAAACGCCCGACAGGACGAAATCGCCGCCGTCGCGGAGTATCAAATTGCCCAGGTTGACATCGCGTTTGCGACAGGGATGGTGCTGGGTCAGTCGCAGATCGCCTGGCAGCCTACCATCTCCCGCGACTTTGATCCGTCCCAACGCAATTGA
- a CDS encoding ABC transporter permease codes for MLFRIPFAIFTLFWQSAFLALGQIWANKVRAILTTIGIVIGVASVTAVIAALTGLKQNVLSEFESFGTNKIFINPQIPDGNRRVIRWSDLRFEPDLFDDLMAFCPSVKAITRQTSLTRSVSFGNKTESDVDVQGIDASWHDIEKRAITQGRRFDYTDNRNARAVCLINDKMREQIGLPPDPIGSSILIGERRYTIVGVVESRAESSMFRRANSSGSECFVPFSTAYRRGDHLNVIAACRSPELSEEARAEITFFLRKKRKIGIGQPDNFRVDAVEKFVQQFTSVATAITLVAGGIVGISLLVGGVGIMNIMLVSVSERTREIGLRKAVGARPGAILLQFLVEAVVLCLMGGLVGVLGGQGLTSLMASIPGSKLDRAAIPLWAIGLSFGFSALVGVVFGMFPAIKAARLDPIDALRHE; via the coding sequence ATGCTGTTCCGCATCCCTTTTGCCATCTTCACACTCTTCTGGCAGAGCGCCTTCCTGGCGCTGGGACAGATCTGGGCCAACAAGGTCCGCGCGATCCTCACAACGATCGGTATCGTGATCGGCGTCGCCTCGGTAACCGCCGTCATCGCCGCGCTAACGGGGCTGAAGCAGAACGTGTTGTCCGAGTTTGAGAGCTTTGGCACCAACAAGATCTTCATTAATCCACAAATCCCCGATGGCAATCGCCGGGTCATCCGATGGTCGGATCTTCGGTTTGAGCCCGATCTGTTTGATGACCTGATGGCGTTCTGCCCGTCGGTCAAGGCAATCACACGGCAGACAAGCCTGACCCGATCGGTAAGTTTCGGGAACAAGACCGAGTCTGATGTCGATGTCCAAGGTATCGACGCATCCTGGCACGACATCGAGAAGCGCGCCATTACTCAGGGGCGTCGCTTCGATTACACGGACAATCGTAATGCTCGGGCCGTCTGCCTGATCAACGACAAGATGCGCGAGCAGATCGGTCTTCCGCCAGACCCGATCGGTTCGTCGATCCTGATCGGCGAACGGCGGTACACGATCGTGGGCGTTGTCGAGTCACGGGCCGAATCGAGCATGTTCCGCCGGGCAAACTCCAGCGGATCAGAGTGTTTCGTTCCCTTCAGCACGGCCTATCGCCGGGGCGATCACCTCAACGTTATCGCGGCTTGTCGCTCGCCTGAGTTGTCCGAAGAGGCGCGGGCCGAAATCACGTTCTTCCTGCGCAAGAAACGCAAGATCGGCATCGGCCAACCCGACAACTTTCGTGTCGATGCCGTCGAGAAGTTCGTACAGCAATTCACGTCGGTCGCGACGGCGATTACGCTCGTCGCCGGCGGAATTGTCGGGATCTCCCTGCTCGTAGGCGGCGTCGGGATCATGAACATTATGTTGGTCAGCGTCTCGGAGCGCACCCGCGAGATCGGCCTGCGGAAAGCAGTCGGTGCGCGCCCCGGGGCGATCCTGCTCCAGTTTCTCGTCGAGGCCGTCGTGCTCTGTTTGATGGGCGGCCTGGTGGGCGTTCTCGGCGGGCAAGGGCTGACCTCACTCATGGCGAGCATCCCCGGATCAAAACTCGATCGCGCGGCGATTCCGCTCTGGGCGATCGGGCTGAGCTTCGGCTTCTCGGCACTGGTCGGTGTCGTCTTCGGCATGTTCCCGGCCATCAAGGCGGCTCGGCTGGACCCCATCGACGCATTACGACATGAGTAG
- a CDS encoding PA14 domain-containing protein, translating into MVGPESPRRTVTATNDRSRRARAASAVRQAIAENLEDRRLLADIGGGLVANYYSDSNFQNLALARTDSTVNFDWGSGSPGTGVPVEGFSARWTGQIKAATAGTYTLTTESAGGIKVVVGTTTVIDDSAIHTQRRASGTFTFASGQYYDINIEFKDQGDAVAKLLWSSGSVAEQVVPQQQLFQLGTNWVSDWTSTTIGGPDGGFVNGNGSDVTIGTGATGTVPPTVPPTVPPTVPPTVPPTVPPTVPPTVPPTVPPTVPPTVPPTVPPTVPPPPPTGVNINFQPTAAPTVSGYLVDGGLTYGARNGRSYGWNVSHTTSVFDRNVKSDQLIDTVLAVKQGGKWELAVPNGTYTVKVAVGDATASSTNNVWIEGVNLFNYQKLAANAFTSKSISVTVADGKLTLGIGSAAAGTTKLNYLQVAGAGVSPPVVPPTTPPTVPPTTPPTVPPTVPPTVPPPPPTPTFGVTGLTLVNADTDTAIGLVSSGQTISISSPAINLHATTSGAIGSVQFLIDGVAVKTETTAPYAIGGDAAPNFLPWNAPLGTHTIKAVAYSGAAATGTIGGSYEVQLNFVAAPSSAGVLSTASTPPVLGSAYYGEPVGPSLVSSPSNARVLAATGANPTATDAAKFAYKVVRGDAEIVAKLTSLTSGTAADLMFRSSLASDAPFASVSVIAGEVVLQWRSAAGGAVQSSSAKTATGAVWLKIKRDSDFFAGYVSTTGADGTWQIVGTAGVKMGVFSHAGIAVAGSNANNQATFSNVGIAIKPELGGNLQAVADYSYDRPFVDMMKLTSGFQNLNGSKAPMDAQGWPTVSDFQFYVAGNGNVPVGKYTITFTGPAGTQVSSVGGGVTMAFGSFDAATQKHVWYATVGSTSALGFRFKGTGNGAKDIRVLQPGYGITNTPTYTDSYLAKMKDLNPASLRFMDWVDINVNTQSTWAERGSPTSANWAYAGVAWEAAIELCNILGSNLYINVPARANDDYVRQLATLVKNNLRPDLAIYLETGNEQWATNFVNTGWNAEQALKEVQDAVRAGGQSNLNYDNLAVDLNQTNKYAGNAFAWAYRRTARRAKELGDIFKQVFTQAGLPDPINTRVRVMMAAQVSVAASYQLMAKYINDVYGPPSKYFYGMAGAVYFQMYPYNDSFVNGQWTSPSTTLTKDQVLTAMAGSAGRYASEKRFETSWNAVRNYGLELVEYEGGHDTFGPLNIQAKKQATTDPQMKGIMQGFLATFFQQGGSTFHFFTLGSKTYDDQYGTWSITNNPNDWNSPKAQAFKAVRAGNIPDALPSAGVFG; encoded by the coding sequence ATGGTCGGCCCCGAATCCCCCCGCAGAACCGTCACTGCCACCAACGACAGGAGCCGGCGTGCCCGGGCTGCGTCTGCGGTCCGCCAGGCTATTGCAGAGAATCTGGAAGACCGACGTCTTCTGGCCGACATCGGCGGCGGTCTCGTTGCCAACTATTACAGCGACAGCAACTTTCAGAATCTGGCCCTGGCCCGTACCGACAGCACCGTCAATTTCGATTGGGGCTCGGGTTCGCCTGGAACTGGCGTCCCGGTCGAGGGATTCAGCGCCCGCTGGACTGGTCAGATCAAGGCGGCGACCGCCGGAACCTATACGCTGACAACCGAATCGGCCGGCGGCATCAAGGTCGTCGTCGGTACCACGACTGTGATTGACGATTCGGCGATCCACACGCAGCGACGCGCCAGCGGCACGTTCACGTTCGCGTCCGGTCAGTACTACGACATCAATATCGAGTTCAAGGATCAGGGAGACGCCGTCGCGAAACTGCTTTGGAGCAGCGGCAGCGTGGCGGAGCAGGTGGTCCCCCAGCAGCAGTTGTTTCAGCTCGGGACGAACTGGGTCAGCGACTGGACGAGCACGACGATCGGCGGTCCGGATGGTGGATTCGTCAATGGAAACGGCAGCGACGTGACCATCGGCACCGGTGCGACCGGCACCGTCCCGCCGACAGTGCCACCCACCGTTCCTCCGACCGTTCCACCAACCGTGCCCCCCACTGTGCCGCCAACAGTACCACCCACCGTCCCGCCAACGGTTCCGCCGACAGTGCCCCCAACCGTTCCTCCGACGGTTCCCCCAACGGTTCCACCACCGCCACCCACTGGCGTCAACATCAACTTCCAACCGACGGCGGCGCCGACGGTGTCGGGCTATCTCGTCGACGGCGGTTTGACCTACGGCGCGCGGAACGGTCGGTCCTATGGCTGGAATGTCAGCCACACGACTTCGGTCTTCGACCGCAATGTGAAGTCAGATCAGCTAATCGACACCGTGCTGGCCGTGAAGCAAGGTGGGAAATGGGAACTGGCCGTTCCCAACGGAACGTACACGGTCAAGGTCGCCGTCGGCGACGCCACCGCCAGCAGCACGAACAACGTCTGGATTGAAGGGGTGAATCTCTTCAACTACCAGAAGCTCGCGGCGAATGCGTTCACGTCGAAATCGATATCGGTCACAGTGGCCGACGGAAAGCTGACGCTGGGAATCGGATCGGCGGCGGCCGGAACCACGAAGCTGAATTATCTGCAGGTCGCCGGCGCGGGCGTTTCTCCGCCGGTCGTCCCCCCGACGACGCCTCCAACAGTGCCGCCGACGACGCCTCCGACAGTGCCGCCCACTGTTCCTCCGACCGTTCCGCCGCCGCCGCCGACACCAACGTTCGGTGTCACCGGCTTGACCCTCGTCAACGCGGACACCGACACCGCCATCGGCTTGGTGAGCAGCGGCCAGACAATCTCGATTTCCTCGCCGGCGATCAATCTGCACGCAACGACCAGCGGAGCGATCGGGTCGGTCCAGTTTCTGATCGATGGCGTTGCGGTAAAGACCGAGACCACCGCTCCCTACGCCATCGGCGGCGACGCCGCGCCAAACTTCCTGCCCTGGAACGCGCCCCTTGGTACTCACACGATTAAAGCAGTTGCCTACAGCGGTGCTGCTGCCACCGGCACGATTGGAGGCTCTTACGAAGTGCAGTTGAACTTCGTGGCCGCCCCCTCGTCGGCGGGCGTCCTGTCCACGGCATCAACCCCACCGGTGTTGGGTTCAGCATACTACGGCGAACCGGTGGGACCTTCGCTTGTGTCCAGCCCGTCCAACGCGCGGGTGCTCGCGGCGACCGGGGCGAATCCCACGGCTACTGACGCAGCCAAGTTCGCCTACAAGGTTGTGCGAGGTGACGCCGAGATCGTCGCCAAACTCACGTCGCTCACCAGCGGAACGGCCGCCGACCTGATGTTCCGCAGTTCGCTCGCTTCCGATGCCCCGTTTGCGTCGGTTTCAGTGATCGCCGGTGAAGTCGTTCTCCAATGGCGTTCGGCGGCGGGCGGCGCCGTGCAAAGCTCGTCGGCAAAAACTGCCACTGGTGCCGTCTGGCTGAAGATCAAGCGCGACAGCGACTTCTTCGCCGGGTATGTATCGACCACCGGTGCCGATGGAACCTGGCAGATTGTCGGCACCGCTGGGGTGAAGATGGGCGTCTTCTCTCACGCAGGCATCGCAGTCGCCGGCTCCAACGCCAACAATCAGGCCACGTTCAGCAATGTTGGCATCGCGATCAAGCCCGAACTCGGAGGCAATCTCCAGGCCGTCGCAGACTACAGCTACGACCGTCCGTTTGTGGATATGATGAAACTCACCAGCGGGTTCCAGAACCTCAACGGCTCCAAGGCACCGATGGACGCCCAGGGTTGGCCGACTGTTTCCGACTTCCAGTTCTATGTCGCGGGCAACGGCAACGTGCCTGTCGGCAAGTACACGATCACCTTCACCGGGCCGGCCGGAACGCAGGTCTCGTCAGTTGGCGGCGGCGTAACGATGGCGTTCGGATCTTTCGACGCCGCCACCCAGAAGCACGTCTGGTACGCGACCGTCGGCAGCACCAGCGCCCTCGGGTTCCGATTCAAAGGAACCGGCAACGGCGCGAAGGATATCCGCGTCCTTCAGCCCGGGTACGGAATCACCAATACCCCGACGTACACCGACAGCTACCTCGCCAAAATGAAGGATCTGAACCCGGCGTCGCTGCGGTTCATGGACTGGGTGGACATCAACGTCAACACCCAGTCAACCTGGGCCGAACGCGGCTCGCCCACATCGGCGAACTGGGCTTATGCGGGGGTGGCCTGGGAGGCGGCGATCGAGCTGTGCAACATCCTGGGTTCGAACCTTTACATCAACGTCCCCGCCCGGGCCAATGACGATTACGTCCGTCAGTTGGCGACGCTCGTCAAGAATAACCTCCGCCCGGATCTCGCGATTTATCTCGAAACGGGCAACGAACAGTGGGCGACAAATTTCGTCAACACCGGTTGGAACGCCGAGCAGGCCCTGAAGGAAGTTCAGGACGCCGTTCGCGCCGGTGGCCAGTCGAATCTCAATTACGACAATCTGGCGGTCGACCTGAACCAGACGAACAAGTACGCCGGCAATGCCTTCGCATGGGCCTATCGGCGCACGGCACGACGGGCCAAGGAACTGGGTGACATCTTCAAACAAGTCTTCACGCAGGCCGGCCTGCCGGACCCGATCAATACGCGTGTCCGCGTAATGATGGCGGCGCAGGTGTCGGTCGCGGCGAGCTACCAGTTGATGGCCAAATACATCAACGACGTCTACGGTCCACCCAGCAAGTACTTCTACGGCATGGCGGGCGCGGTCTACTTCCAGATGTACCCGTACAATGACTCATTCGTGAACGGCCAATGGACCAGTCCGAGCACCACGCTGACCAAGGATCAGGTACTTACCGCGATGGCCGGTAGTGCCGGTCGATACGCGAGCGAGAAGCGGTTTGAGACCAGTTGGAACGCGGTGCGTAACTACGGCCTGGAACTGGTCGAGTACGAAGGCGGCCATGACACATTCGGCCCGCTGAACATTCAGGCCAAGAAGCAAGCGACTACCGACCCGCAGATGAAAGGCATCATGCAGGGGTTCCTGGCGACGTTCTTCCAGCAGGGCGGCTCGACCTTCCACTTCTTCACCCTGGGGTCCAAGACTTACGACGATCAGTACGGTACCTGGTCCATCACCAACAACCCCAACGACTGGAACTCGCCAAAGGCGCAGGCGTTTAAGGCTGTGCGGGCTGGAAACATTCCCGACGCGCTGCCCAGCGCCGGCGTGTTCGGCTAG
- a CDS encoding DUF6797 domain-containing protein, translating into MTDLFRLARFLVPAVCVMVGTALPTSGQEKKPDAKAPVQQPKPAPKKSARWSEMDYGPFLTASIISHPQAKFDNGPGSFSGDSTARGVAIKLSPDWKDGVVFDMDLMRMSAGWVDGSLKLVGLIADGGHGMSPTIGVPPMFQTPHLPGWAGPSGGINDPRENRIDPLPPAGPLPRSWAKYKGLYRHGEQVVLSYSVGNANVLELPSLEATADGKAIVRTIRVDKSDKPLTLVLADAAPAYPFPKASKPDPVPGFMPGKLSVNAAGTVATVSDMRVVVAHLPAGARLSQEGSILLLELPAVTQPTTFKVFFTRADERGAAAMAKASPQPVDLTSLINGGPSLWKQTVVTQGKLGTPKPDDGYVIDNLTIPHDNPYKAWMRPGGMDFFADGTSAALSTWSGDVWTVSGIDEKLEKLEWKRVATGLHQPLGLKIVDGKIYTVGHDQITRLNDLNGDGETDFYENFNNDWELTTAFHAFCFDLQTDKAGNFYFAFGSPVHAGGGGFQKITNSHGTIMKVSPDGQKNEVYATGFRAPNGIGLNVETGQITASDNEGTWVPKVPLHWVKPGSFNGVVDAAHRPMKSTNGKPDRTEEPKPLCWFPKNVDNSNGGQVWVTSDLWGPFKGDLLHTSYGTSSLYKVMYEELGGQVQGGVVKIPVKFSSSAMRPRFNTKDGQLYVAGLKGWQSNAASDGGFDRVRYTGQPVRMPTKIRALENGLAITFSCKLDPATAADAGSYGVEAYNYKWTGGYGSGEFKPSAPDQKGKDEWEVKSAKLSADGMTVVLEIAGIKPVMQYSVDYNLKSSDGKPLRDIIYGTIHNLGKAEVTTR; encoded by the coding sequence ATGACTGACTTATTCCGTCTTGCGCGATTCCTGGTCCCAGCTGTTTGCGTGATGGTGGGCACGGCATTGCCGACGTCAGGACAGGAGAAAAAGCCGGATGCCAAGGCCCCGGTGCAGCAACCCAAGCCCGCGCCCAAGAAGTCGGCACGCTGGTCGGAGATGGACTATGGTCCGTTCCTCACGGCGAGCATCATCAGCCATCCACAGGCGAAGTTCGACAACGGTCCGGGTTCGTTCAGCGGAGACAGCACCGCGCGGGGCGTGGCGATCAAGCTTTCGCCGGATTGGAAAGATGGCGTTGTCTTCGACATGGACCTGATGAGAATGAGCGCCGGGTGGGTCGACGGAAGCCTGAAACTCGTAGGTCTTATTGCCGACGGCGGGCATGGGATGAGTCCGACGATCGGCGTTCCCCCCATGTTCCAGACGCCGCATTTGCCCGGCTGGGCCGGCCCCAGTGGGGGCATCAATGACCCGCGTGAAAACAGAATCGATCCTCTTCCGCCTGCGGGACCGCTGCCGCGATCGTGGGCAAAGTACAAGGGTCTATATCGGCATGGAGAGCAGGTCGTGCTGTCGTATAGCGTAGGGAATGCGAATGTTCTCGAACTCCCATCACTTGAGGCGACTGCAGATGGCAAGGCGATTGTCAGGACGATCCGCGTCGACAAGAGCGACAAGCCACTGACGCTGGTCCTTGCCGATGCTGCTCCGGCCTATCCGTTCCCAAAGGCGAGCAAGCCCGATCCCGTTCCCGGTTTCATGCCCGGCAAGCTTTCGGTGAACGCGGCCGGTACGGTCGCTACTGTGAGCGACATGCGAGTCGTCGTTGCCCATCTGCCTGCGGGGGCTCGGCTGTCGCAAGAAGGCAGCATTCTCCTTTTGGAACTGCCCGCAGTCACTCAGCCGACTACATTCAAGGTGTTCTTCACCCGTGCCGACGAGCGTGGCGCGGCCGCTATGGCCAAGGCGTCTCCGCAGCCTGTCGACCTGACCAGTTTAATCAACGGTGGTCCGTCACTCTGGAAGCAGACGGTCGTCACCCAGGGCAAGCTCGGAACACCAAAGCCGGACGATGGATATGTGATCGACAACCTGACGATACCCCACGACAACCCCTATAAGGCGTGGATGCGTCCCGGTGGGATGGACTTCTTTGCCGACGGAACTTCCGCCGCGCTCTCCACTTGGTCCGGGGATGTCTGGACCGTCTCGGGCATTGACGAGAAGCTCGAGAAGCTGGAGTGGAAACGCGTCGCGACCGGTTTGCACCAGCCGCTCGGGTTGAAGATCGTCGACGGAAAGATCTACACCGTCGGCCACGACCAAATCACGCGATTGAACGACCTCAACGGGGACGGCGAAACCGACTTCTACGAGAACTTCAACAACGACTGGGAACTGACGACAGCGTTCCACGCGTTCTGTTTCGACCTGCAGACCGATAAGGCCGGCAATTTCTACTTCGCGTTCGGGTCGCCGGTCCATGCCGGCGGCGGGGGATTTCAGAAGATTACCAACAGCCACGGCACCATCATGAAGGTGTCGCCGGATGGACAGAAGAACGAGGTTTATGCGACCGGATTCCGAGCGCCCAATGGCATCGGTCTGAATGTCGAAACCGGTCAGATCACCGCCAGCGACAACGAAGGCACCTGGGTTCCGAAGGTCCCGCTGCACTGGGTGAAGCCCGGGAGTTTCAACGGCGTCGTCGATGCGGCCCATCGGCCGATGAAGAGCACCAACGGCAAGCCGGACCGGACCGAAGAGCCCAAGCCGCTGTGTTGGTTCCCGAAGAATGTTGATAATTCCAATGGCGGCCAGGTCTGGGTGACGAGCGATCTTTGGGGACCATTCAAAGGCGATCTCCTCCATACGTCGTACGGAACGTCCTCGCTCTACAAGGTGATGTACGAAGAACTCGGCGGTCAGGTGCAGGGCGGCGTGGTGAAGATTCCGGTGAAGTTCAGCAGCAGCGCGATGCGGCCAAGGTTTAATACGAAGGACGGTCAGCTTTACGTTGCCGGCCTCAAGGGATGGCAATCGAACGCAGCGAGCGACGGCGGATTCGACCGGGTTCGTTATACCGGCCAGCCGGTCCGGATGCCGACCAAGATCCGCGCCTTGGAGAACGGGCTCGCGATCACCTTCTCCTGTAAGCTCGACCCCGCCACCGCCGCCGACGCCGGGAGCTATGGCGTCGAGGCTTACAACTACAAGTGGACCGGCGGTTACGGTTCCGGCGAGTTCAAACCATCGGCACCAGATCAAAAAGGTAAAGACGAATGGGAAGTGAAATCGGCAAAGCTGTCGGCTGATGGGATGACTGTCGTGCTGGAGATCGCCGGTATTAAGCCGGTGATGCAATACAGCGTCGATTACAACCTGAAGTCTTCTGACGGTAAGCCGTTGCGGGACATTATTTACGGAACGATTCACAACCTCGGCAAGGCGGAAGTCACGACGCGGT